In a single window of the Vibrio celticus genome:
- the fruB gene encoding fused PTS fructose transporter subunit IIA/HPr protein encodes MLKLSKSDITLGQTAEDKFKAIQNIAGDLTAKGLVDSGYVEGMLNRENQNSTFLGNGIAIPHGTTDTRGLVKETGVAVHHFPEGIDWADGNRVYVAIGIAAKSDEHLGILKQLTKVLAADGVEEKLKQAKSEDEIIALLNGEVQLEADLDASLVQLLFPASDMIQMSAVAGGLLKNTGCTDNAFVADLVTKTPTHLGQGLWLLGSDKGVTRTGVSFVSTANHCEYEGTPVKALVAFAACNSAHQSILANLSKMVFEGKQQQLLAADAAQVIGLLKGEAVSTASQDDDNCAVFKIKNAHGLHARPGAMLVAEAKKFESTIRVSNLDGDGKEVNAKSLMKVIALGVKHGHQLQFVAEGDDAAQALESIGKAIASGLGEG; translated from the coding sequence ATGCTTAAATTATCAAAATCTGACATCACTCTAGGCCAAACTGCCGAAGACAAATTCAAAGCAATCCAAAACATTGCTGGCGACCTGACAGCTAAAGGTTTAGTTGACTCTGGTTACGTTGAAGGAATGCTGAACCGTGAAAACCAGAACTCTACGTTCCTAGGTAACGGCATCGCGATCCCTCACGGAACGACGGATACTCGTGGCCTAGTAAAAGAGACAGGCGTTGCGGTACACCACTTCCCTGAAGGTATTGATTGGGCAGACGGCAACCGTGTTTACGTTGCGATTGGTATTGCAGCTAAATCTGACGAGCACTTAGGCATTCTTAAGCAGCTAACGAAAGTGCTAGCAGCTGACGGTGTTGAAGAGAAATTAAAGCAAGCTAAATCAGAAGACGAAATCATCGCCCTACTTAACGGCGAAGTTCAGCTAGAAGCCGACCTAGACGCTTCTTTGGTTCAGCTACTGTTCCCTGCAAGCGACATGATTCAAATGTCTGCAGTTGCGGGTGGCCTACTTAAGAACACAGGTTGCACAGACAACGCATTCGTTGCTGACCTAGTGACAAAAACACCGACTCACCTAGGCCAAGGCCTTTGGTTGCTGGGCAGCGATAAAGGCGTAACTCGCACTGGCGTATCTTTCGTTTCAACAGCAAACCACTGTGAGTACGAAGGCACACCAGTTAAAGCACTTGTTGCATTCGCCGCTTGTAACAGCGCACACCAATCGATTCTAGCAAACCTAAGTAAGATGGTTTTTGAAGGTAAACAGCAACAACTGTTAGCCGCTGACGCAGCGCAAGTCATTGGCCTTCTAAAAGGTGAAGCGGTTTCTACAGCGTCTCAAGACGATGACAACTGCGCAGTCTTCAAAATCAAAAACGCACACGGCCTACACGCTCGTCCGGGTGCAATGCTAGTCGCTGAAGCCAAGAAGTTTGAATCGACTATCCGCGTTTCAAACCTAGATGGCGACGGAAAAGAAGTGAACGCGAAGAGCTTGATGAAAGTGATCGCTCTTGGCGTTAAACACGGTCACCAACTTCAGTTTGTTGCTGAAGGTGATGATGCAGCACAAGCACTTGAATCGATTGGCAAAGCTATCGCTTCAGGCCTTGGCGAAGGTTAA
- a CDS encoding NarK family nitrate/nitrite MFS transporter, protein MDNTKFSLLSFTGKMKVLHLSWMAFFITFVVWFNFAPLLQMVKTTLGLSTEEIKTLLILNVALTIPARVAIGMLTDRYGPRLVYSSLLAVCSIPCFMFALADSFIQAAIARFLLGFIGAGFVVGIRLVSEWFPHNELGTAEGIYGGWGNFGSAAAAFTLPTLALAFGGEDGWRYAVGITGVMSLAFSFIFYKNVSDTPKGSTYFKPAQVTAMEVTSKGDFFFLLIMKIPMYAALALLTWKLSPSNINMLSDMAVYSVYAGLAALYVYEVSQVWKVNKNVFKEEVPEIHQYKFKQVAVLNVLYFATFGSELAVVSMLPLFFSETFELTPVLAGMVASAYAFMNLMSRPGGGWISDKFGRKPTLLILTIGLAVGYFAMGQVDSTWPVWLAVVAAMACSFFVQAGEGAVFATVPLIKRRMTGQIAGMTGAYGNVGAVVYLTVLSFVSYQTFFLVIAATAVLGFVTLLFMEEPNGQIAEVNDDGSVTLINVSS, encoded by the coding sequence ATGGATAACACTAAATTTTCGCTGCTTTCATTTACGGGTAAGATGAAGGTCTTACACCTAAGCTGGATGGCCTTTTTCATTACCTTTGTTGTGTGGTTCAACTTTGCCCCACTACTGCAAATGGTAAAAACCACGCTTGGTCTTTCTACTGAAGAGATCAAAACCCTCCTTATCCTCAACGTTGCATTAACCATTCCGGCGCGTGTCGCAATAGGCATGCTAACCGATAGATACGGCCCAAGGTTGGTCTACTCTTCGCTACTCGCGGTCTGTTCTATTCCTTGTTTCATGTTTGCTCTGGCAGACTCTTTCATTCAAGCAGCCATCGCTCGTTTCCTACTGGGCTTCATTGGTGCAGGTTTCGTTGTCGGTATTCGTCTTGTGTCTGAATGGTTCCCACACAACGAACTGGGTACGGCAGAAGGTATTTACGGCGGCTGGGGTAACTTCGGTTCAGCGGCAGCAGCGTTTACCCTTCCAACTCTCGCTCTAGCGTTTGGTGGTGAAGACGGCTGGCGTTATGCGGTTGGTATTACTGGCGTAATGAGCTTAGCGTTCTCGTTTATCTTCTACAAAAACGTGTCAGATACACCAAAAGGTTCAACTTACTTCAAGCCTGCTCAAGTAACAGCGATGGAAGTGACATCAAAGGGTGACTTTTTCTTCCTACTTATTATGAAGATCCCAATGTATGCCGCTTTAGCGCTACTGACTTGGAAGCTATCACCAAGCAACATCAACATGTTGTCTGACATGGCGGTTTACTCTGTGTATGCCGGTTTGGCTGCGCTTTACGTGTACGAAGTGTCGCAAGTTTGGAAAGTAAACAAGAACGTATTCAAAGAAGAAGTACCAGAGATTCACCAGTACAAATTCAAGCAAGTTGCGGTACTTAACGTATTGTACTTCGCGACATTTGGCTCTGAACTGGCTGTGGTTTCTATGTTGCCACTATTCTTCTCTGAAACCTTTGAATTAACGCCGGTTCTTGCAGGTATGGTTGCATCGGCTTATGCCTTTATGAACCTAATGTCTCGCCCAGGTGGTGGTTGGATTTCAGATAAATTCGGTCGTAAACCAACACTGCTTATTCTAACGATTGGTCTTGCTGTGGGTTACTTTGCAATGGGTCAAGTAGACAGCACATGGCCTGTATGGCTAGCGGTTGTCGCGGCGATGGCGTGTTCTTTCTTCGTGCAAGCGGGTGAAGGTGCGGTATTCGCAACGGTTCCTCTAATCAAGCGCCGTATGACAGGTCAAATTGCAGGTATGACGGGTGCTTACGGCAACGTGGGTGCGGTAGTTTACCTAACTGTGTTGTCATTCGTGAGCTACCAAACGTTCTTCTTAGTGATTGCTGCAACAGCGGTACTAGGCTTTGTAACTCTACTGTTCATGGAAGAGCCTAACGGTCAAATCGCCGAAGTAAACGACGATGGCAGTGTCACGCTGATTAATGTTTCAAGCTAG
- the pfkB gene encoding 1-phosphofructokinase: MSDKQIKAVTVTLNPALDLTGAIDALNVGSVSLVNKGSLHAAGKGVNVAKVLSELGAKVTVTGFLGRNNEEAFCQLFEQMGATDRFIRVDGATRINVKLVENSSQVSDINFPGVPVDADAIKAFKETLLELAETHDYFVIAGSLPQGVSPELCASWVQRLHDLGKKVLFDSSRDALKAGINAQPWLIKPNDEELSQLFNAELTTRDQCQHAGQALSEKGIDNIVVSLGAEGVMWLNQGEWLHAKPPRMQVVSTVGAGDTLVAGLCWGHMQQMPKPELIKFATALSALAVSQVGVGITSQQELDSVLQNIQLQSLSAPTSQLDTSK, encoded by the coding sequence ATGTCTGATAAACAAATCAAAGCCGTTACTGTAACGCTTAACCCTGCTCTAGACCTAACAGGCGCTATCGATGCACTTAATGTGGGTTCAGTGAGCCTAGTAAACAAAGGCTCTCTGCATGCAGCGGGCAAAGGCGTAAACGTCGCAAAAGTACTTTCAGAGCTTGGCGCGAAAGTGACCGTAACAGGTTTCCTTGGTCGCAATAACGAAGAAGCGTTCTGCCAACTGTTCGAACAAATGGGCGCAACTGACCGCTTTATCCGTGTCGACGGCGCGACTCGTATCAACGTAAAACTCGTTGAGAACTCAAGCCAAGTAAGCGACATCAACTTCCCAGGAGTACCTGTTGACGCTGACGCGATTAAAGCGTTCAAAGAAACCCTTTTAGAACTTGCTGAAACGCACGATTACTTCGTAATTGCAGGCAGCTTGCCACAAGGCGTATCGCCAGAGCTTTGCGCTTCTTGGGTGCAACGCTTACACGATTTGGGTAAGAAGGTGCTATTTGATAGCAGCCGTGACGCACTAAAAGCCGGTATCAATGCACAGCCTTGGTTAATCAAACCAAACGATGAAGAGCTTTCTCAGCTGTTCAACGCAGAACTCACCACACGTGACCAATGCCAACACGCAGGCCAAGCCCTAAGTGAAAAAGGCATCGATAACATCGTGGTATCACTTGGCGCTGAAGGCGTGATGTGGCTAAACCAAGGTGAATGGTTACATGCTAAACCGCCGCGTATGCAAGTAGTAAGCACGGTAGGCGCAGGTGACACATTGGTTGCTGGTCTATGTTGGGGTCACATGCAACAGATGCCAAAACCAGAACTTATTAAATTCGCAACCGCCCTATCTGCTCTAGCAGTTTCACAGGTAGGCGTGGGCATCACCAGCCAACAAGAGCTGGATTCAGTACTACAAAATATCCAATTACAGTCGCTTAGTGCTCCAACTAGCCAGTTAGACACAAGCAAATAG
- the fruA gene encoding PTS fructose transporter subunit IIBC, with translation MNITIITACPSGVANSIIAAGLLEQATKALGWNAAIECQSSVLPDSTVSQDTIDSSDVVVIAANTNVDKARFVGKKVYQAAISECTADAKAFLEKAVAEATVLDASQVETTVEVTGTSPATGSKKIVAITACPTGVAHTFMAAEALEAEGKRLGHQIKVETRGSVGAKNQLTDQEIADADLVIIAADIDVPLDRFNGKALYKTTTSPALKKTKQEMEKAFAEAKPYQHTASSNSAPADEKKGVYKHLMTGVSHMLPVVVAGGLIIALSFVFGIEAFKEEGTLAAALMTIGGGSAFALMIPVLAGFIAFSIADRPGLAPGLIGGMLASSTGAGFLGGIAAGFIAGYAAKFIADKVQLPQSMEALKPILIIPFIASLFTGLVMVYIVGGPVSGVMSAMTTFLNNMGTSNAILLGVILGAMMCFDLGGPVNKAAYTFGVGLLASQTYAPMAAIMAAGMVPALGMGLATFLVKDKFEAGEREAGKASFVLGLCFISEGAIPFAAKDPMRVIPACMAGGALTGALSMMFGAQLMAPHGGLFVLLIPGAISPVLMYLVAIAAGTAVTGFGYAALKKMSDSKATAEA, from the coding sequence ATGAATATTACCATTATCACAGCTTGCCCTAGTGGCGTAGCAAACAGCATCATCGCAGCAGGCTTGTTAGAGCAAGCGACAAAAGCACTGGGTTGGAACGCCGCTATTGAATGTCAATCAAGCGTGTTACCTGATTCAACTGTATCGCAAGACACTATCGACAGCAGCGACGTTGTGGTTATCGCAGCCAACACAAACGTTGATAAAGCGCGCTTTGTCGGTAAGAAAGTGTACCAAGCGGCTATCTCTGAATGCACTGCAGATGCAAAAGCATTCCTAGAGAAAGCGGTAGCAGAAGCAACAGTATTAGACGCTTCTCAAGTTGAGACTACAGTCGAAGTTACTGGTACTTCTCCAGCGACAGGCAGCAAGAAGATCGTAGCGATTACCGCTTGTCCAACGGGTGTTGCACACACCTTTATGGCAGCTGAAGCGCTTGAAGCTGAAGGCAAACGCCTAGGCCACCAAATCAAAGTGGAAACTCGCGGTTCTGTAGGTGCGAAAAACCAACTGACAGACCAAGAAATCGCAGACGCTGATCTGGTTATCATCGCAGCAGATATCGACGTTCCACTGGATCGTTTTAACGGCAAAGCGCTATACAAAACAACAACAAGCCCTGCTTTGAAGAAAACAAAGCAAGAGATGGAAAAAGCGTTCGCAGAAGCTAAACCATACCAACACACTGCTTCTTCAAATTCAGCACCTGCTGACGAGAAGAAAGGCGTGTACAAGCACCTAATGACGGGTGTTTCACACATGCTTCCTGTGGTTGTTGCGGGTGGTTTGATCATCGCACTCTCTTTCGTATTCGGTATCGAAGCGTTTAAAGAAGAAGGCACACTGGCTGCAGCACTGATGACTATCGGTGGTGGCTCTGCATTCGCTCTGATGATTCCTGTTCTTGCTGGTTTCATTGCATTCTCAATTGCTGACCGTCCGGGTCTGGCTCCTGGTCTAATCGGCGGTATGCTGGCTAGCTCAACAGGTGCAGGCTTCCTAGGTGGTATCGCAGCGGGTTTCATTGCGGGTTACGCGGCTAAATTCATTGCCGACAAGGTTCAACTTCCACAATCTATGGAAGCCCTTAAGCCAATCCTGATCATTCCGTTTATTGCGAGTTTGTTCACTGGCCTTGTGATGGTTTACATCGTAGGTGGTCCTGTTTCTGGCGTGATGAGCGCGATGACGACTTTCCTAAACAACATGGGAACGTCTAACGCGATTCTTCTGGGTGTGATTCTAGGCGCAATGATGTGTTTCGACCTTGGTGGCCCTGTAAACAAAGCAGCTTACACATTCGGTGTTGGTCTACTGGCTTCGCAAACTTACGCACCAATGGCAGCTATCATGGCAGCAGGTATGGTTCCAGCTCTAGGTATGGGCCTTGCGACTTTCCTAGTGAAAGACAAGTTTGAAGCGGGCGAGCGTGAAGCAGGTAAAGCATCATTCGTTCTTGGCCTATGTTTCATCTCTGAAGGTGCTATTCCATTCGCAGCGAAAGACCCAATGCGTGTTATCCCAGCTTGTATGGCAGGTGGCGCACTAACTGGCGCTCTATCAATGATGTTTGGTGCACAACTAATGGCTCCACACGGTGGTCTATTCGTACTACTGATTCCTGGCGCTATCTCTCCAGTTCTTATGTACCTAGTGGCAATTGCAGCGGGTACAGCGGTAACTGGCTTTGGTTACGCAGCTCTTAAAAAGATGAGCGACTCTAAGGCAACTGCAGAGGCTTAA
- the nirD gene encoding nitrite reductase small subunit NirD yields the protein MENWTTVCSTSDLTPNGGICAKVDDNQVAIFYCKRSDTLYGLSNYDPIGKANVMSRGIIGSLSGEPYVASPLYKQHYHLETGECLEQPELKLVKFEVRKQGEQVQVLAPLAIAS from the coding sequence ATGGAAAATTGGACAACCGTATGCAGCACCAGCGATCTAACCCCAAACGGGGGGATTTGCGCCAAAGTAGACGATAACCAAGTGGCTATTTTTTACTGCAAGCGCAGCGACACGCTTTATGGGCTCTCTAATTACGACCCTATCGGCAAGGCGAATGTGATGTCACGTGGTATAATTGGTTCATTAAGCGGAGAACCTTACGTGGCCTCACCCTTATACAAGCAGCATTACCACTTAGAAACTGGCGAATGTCTTGAACAGCCTGAGCTCAAGCTCGTGAAATTTGAAGTTCGCAAGCAAGGAGAACAAGTTCAAGTTCTCGCACCACTTGCTATCGCCAGTTAA
- the cra gene encoding catabolite repressor/activator, translating into MTLDEIAKLAGVSKTTASYVINGKAQKYRISEKTQQKVMAVVEEYNYRPDHAASSLRAGNSRSFGLIIPDLENSSYARLAKLIEQNSRKVGYQILIGCSDDDAETERKVAEALVSRRIDALLVASSMPDANEFYLKLQNSGTPVIAIDRPLDDEHFACVISEDFEAAFELTHSILDDSIHSVGLIGALPDLNISRERQLGFEAANKAHTQQTGLADNKPMVVGYGEHFDRESGREIFEEWIAKDTVPDAIVTMSYTLLEGVLDVMVEKPELISQVKLATFGDNRLLDFLPFKVHSLPQQFEVIADSAFALALNASAKRYQAGIELVPRSLVKRG; encoded by the coding sequence ATGACACTAGATGAGATTGCCAAACTAGCCGGTGTGTCGAAAACGACAGCTAGCTATGTGATTAATGGCAAGGCGCAGAAATACAGAATCAGTGAAAAGACACAGCAGAAAGTAATGGCAGTGGTGGAAGAGTATAACTACCGACCAGACCATGCTGCTTCGTCGCTGCGCGCTGGTAATAGCCGTTCATTTGGTTTGATTATCCCTGATCTGGAAAACAGCAGTTACGCGCGTTTAGCAAAACTGATCGAGCAGAATTCCCGTAAAGTGGGGTACCAGATTTTGATTGGCTGTTCAGATGATGACGCTGAAACCGAGCGTAAAGTTGCGGAAGCGCTTGTTAGCCGTCGTATCGATGCCTTGCTAGTGGCGAGCTCAATGCCAGACGCCAATGAGTTCTACTTGAAACTGCAAAACTCAGGCACGCCAGTCATCGCGATAGACCGTCCTTTAGATGATGAGCACTTTGCTTGCGTGATCAGTGAAGATTTCGAGGCTGCATTTGAACTGACGCATTCGATTCTTGATGACAGTATTCATAGTGTTGGTTTGATTGGTGCACTGCCTGACCTGAACATTTCACGTGAACGTCAGTTGGGTTTTGAAGCGGCGAACAAAGCACATACTCAACAAACAGGGCTAGCAGACAACAAGCCGATGGTAGTGGGTTATGGCGAGCACTTTGACCGAGAATCAGGGCGTGAGATTTTTGAAGAGTGGATTGCCAAAGACACAGTACCCGATGCGATTGTCACTATGTCTTACACCTTATTAGAAGGTGTGCTGGATGTGATGGTCGAAAAGCCAGAGCTGATCAGCCAAGTAAAGCTAGCAACCTTTGGTGATAATCGTTTATTGGATTTCTTACCTTTTAAAGTCCACTCACTGCCACAGCAATTCGAAGTGATTGCAGACAGCGCCTTTGCACTTGCTTTGAACGCGTCGGCTAAACGTTACCAAGCTGGCATTGAGCTAGTGCCGAGAAGCTTAGTAAAACGAGGCTAG
- a CDS encoding bifunctional protein-serine/threonine kinase/phosphatase, which yields MTISFSQGQVITPESNNQLTLKFGGYSNQGVRDENQDAIIVKHPKTRTEQELKGSVACIADGASCSEHGQKASHTSVMQFIDDYYATPNSWSIQRSAQKVLTSLNSWLFNTSVSNIHPAQQVNHNALVSTFSSVILKSNTAHIFHVGDSRIYLLRDGELRQLTRDHTRKNMGQKHYLTRALGMDNQLNVDYQTLPIKKNDCFILTSDGVHEFVSPNTFKEHIDKPGADFEYAAQSICNTALSHNSSDNVSCLIVQVSHLPKPSLIEFHEKLAKRAIPPALKLGQSIDNFMVLEVLYAGSRSHVYRVMQKETQTEFVLKVPSVQYHDSPSQLRAFFNEQWAGILLKNKRVMKVYPTPENSQFLYQICEWVEGITLRQWMYDNPKPSLNEVRDILEKITQGIRVLQRADMVHRDLKPENIMIQRDGEVKIIDLGAVLVRGLEEGELTDKDETPLGAVNYIAPETIKHNSATTSSDLFSIAVIGYEMLTGGLPYSEMTAQSLKQSRHHQWEYQPITQKRADLPSWVDLVLQKACAESPSERHQVLGDFVADLYTPNQSLVKSKAKQPLINRNPIQFWKVLALLLGIVAIVEMGLLLSSS from the coding sequence ATGACAATTTCATTCAGCCAAGGGCAAGTCATCACGCCAGAATCCAACAACCAGTTAACGCTTAAGTTTGGTGGTTATTCGAATCAAGGCGTACGTGATGAAAACCAAGATGCCATCATTGTAAAACACCCCAAAACTCGCACAGAACAAGAGTTGAAAGGCAGTGTTGCCTGTATTGCAGACGGGGCAAGTTGCAGTGAACACGGCCAGAAAGCCAGTCACACCAGCGTGATGCAGTTTATCGACGACTATTACGCCACGCCAAATAGCTGGAGCATTCAGCGTTCAGCGCAAAAAGTCCTAACCTCGCTCAATTCTTGGCTCTTCAACACGTCTGTTTCTAATATTCATCCCGCACAACAAGTGAACCATAATGCGCTCGTTTCCACCTTTAGCAGCGTGATATTGAAATCCAACACCGCGCATATATTTCACGTTGGCGACAGTCGCATTTACTTACTAAGAGATGGTGAATTACGCCAACTGACCCGCGACCACACCCGTAAAAATATGGGGCAAAAGCATTATCTAACACGTGCCTTAGGCATGGACAACCAACTCAACGTTGACTATCAAACCCTGCCTATCAAGAAAAACGACTGCTTTATCCTGACATCTGATGGCGTGCATGAGTTTGTCTCTCCCAACACCTTCAAGGAACACATCGACAAACCCGGAGCGGATTTCGAATACGCAGCACAAAGCATCTGTAACACTGCTTTAAGCCACAATAGCTCAGACAACGTGAGCTGCTTGATTGTGCAAGTCAGCCATCTGCCTAAACCTTCGCTGATTGAATTCCATGAAAAACTGGCTAAACGTGCTATCCCACCCGCTTTAAAGCTCGGCCAAAGTATCGACAACTTCATGGTGCTTGAGGTGTTGTATGCAGGCTCTAGAAGCCATGTGTATCGTGTGATGCAGAAAGAGACACAAACCGAATTCGTGCTGAAAGTCCCTTCCGTTCAATATCACGATAGCCCTTCGCAACTGAGAGCTTTCTTTAATGAACAATGGGCAGGGATCTTGTTAAAAAACAAGAGAGTAATGAAGGTTTACCCGACGCCAGAGAACTCGCAATTCTTATACCAAATCTGCGAATGGGTAGAAGGCATCACGCTAAGACAATGGATGTACGACAACCCAAAACCGTCACTCAATGAAGTGCGCGACATATTAGAAAAGATCACTCAAGGCATTCGAGTATTACAACGTGCAGATATGGTGCACCGAGACTTAAAGCCGGAAAACATCATGATTCAACGTGATGGTGAGGTGAAAATCATCGACCTTGGTGCAGTGTTAGTGAGAGGCCTTGAAGAAGGAGAACTCACCGACAAAGACGAGACACCATTAGGCGCGGTCAATTACATTGCACCCGAGACCATCAAACATAACAGCGCGACCACCAGCTCGGATCTGTTCTCTATCGCTGTGATCGGCTATGAGATGCTAACCGGTGGATTGCCCTACTCTGAAATGACGGCACAATCGCTTAAGCAATCTCGTCATCATCAGTGGGAATACCAACCCATCACCCAGAAACGAGCTGACTTACCCAGTTGGGTAGATTTGGTGTTACAAAAAGCCTGCGCGGAATCACCAAGCGAACGTCATCAAGTGTTGGGGGATTTTGTAGCAGACCTTTACACACCAAACCAAAGCTTGGTCAAAAGCAAAGCCAAGCAACCTTTGATAAACCGAAACCCGATCCAGTTTTGGAAAGTGTTGGCCTTGTTGCTCGGCATTGTTGCCATTGTAGAAATGGGCTTATTGCTGAGTTCTAGTTAA